In Vigna unguiculata cultivar IT97K-499-35 chromosome 3, ASM411807v1, whole genome shotgun sequence, a single genomic region encodes these proteins:
- the LOC114174889 gene encoding bifunctional D-cysteine desulfhydrase/1-aminocyclopropane-1-carboxylate deaminase, mitochondrial: MASSFSRSGMGFEFLTKKPYTPPSWASHLHPLPSHVFSLAHLPTPIHRWNLPNLPANTELWIKRDDLSGMQLSGNKVRKLEFLMADAVAQGADSIITIGGIQSNHCRATAVAAKYLNLDCFLILRTSNLLVDRDPGLTGNLLVERLAGANVHLISKEEYSKIGSVTLTNVLKEKLIKEGRRPYVIPVGGSNSLGTWGYIEAVREIEQQVQRGADNTKFDDIVVACGSGGTIAGLSLGSSLSSLEANVHAFSVCDDPDYFHNFAQGLIDGLNAGVNSRDIVHIQNAKGLGYAMNTSEELNFVKDVAAATGVILDPVYSGKAAYAMVKDMIENPKKWEGRKILFIHTGGLLGLYDKVDQLASGVGNWQRMDVNESVPRQDGIGKMF, translated from the exons ATGGCGTCATCGTTTTCAAGGTCGGGCATGGGGTTTGAGTTCCTGACGAAGAAGCCGTACACTCCCCCATCGTGGGCGTCGCATCTCCACCCTTTACCGTCCCACGTCTTCTCTCTTGCCCAT CTTCCCACTCCAATTCACAGATGGAACCTTCCAAATCTGCCCGCGAATACGGAGCTCTGGATCAAG CGAGACGACCTTTCCGGAATGCAGCTAAGTGGAAACAAAGTGAGGAAATTGGAGTTCCTGATGGCGGATGCCGTTGCGCAAGGTGCTGACTCTATCATCACAATCGGAGGCATCCAGAGCAACCATTGTCGCGCCACTGCCGTCGCCGCTAAGTATTTAAACCTTGATTGTTTTCTCATCCTCCGCACTTCCAACCTCCTTGTTGACCGAGATCCGGGACTCACCGGCAATCTTCTCGTTGAGCGCCTTGCTGGAGCTAACGTTCACCTTATATCCAAAGAAGAGTATTCAAAAATTGGAAGCGTG aCACTCACCAATGTCCTAAAAGAAAAGTTGATAAAGGAGGGGAGGAGGCCATATGTTATACCCGTTGGGGGATCAAACTCTTTGGGAACATG GGGGTATATAGAGGCTGTTCGAGAAATTGAGCAACAAGTTCAGAGGGGGGCTGACAATACcaagtttgatgatattgttgtcGCTTGTGGCAG TGGAGGCACAATTGCTGGTCTGTCGCTTGGATCATCGTTGAGTTCATTGGAAGCAAAT GTACACGCGTTCTCTGTTTGTGATGACCCTGATTACTTCCACAACTTTGCTCAAGGTTTGATTGATGGACTAAATGCTGGTGTTAACTCGAGAGATATTGTCCACATTCAAAAC GCCAAGGGTCTTGGCTATGCAATGAATACATCTGAGGagcttaattttgtaaaagatGTTGCTGCGGCTACTGGTGTTATTCTTGACCCAGTATACAG CGGTAAGGCTGCTTATGCAATGGTGAAAGATATGATTGAAAATCCAAAGAAGTGGGAAGGGAGAAAGATCCTCTTCATACATACGGGTGGCCTCCTAGGATTGTATGACAAGGTTGATCAGTTGGCTTCTGGTGTGGGGAATTGGCAGCGAATGGATGTTAATGAATCTGTTCCTAGGCAGGACGGCATCGGAAAGATGTTCTAG